CGACGCGTTCACGACCTGCACCGACGCGCTGACGAACACCGTGCGCATCGGCGACGAGCTGCGCGCCCTGCGCGAGGGCGTCGAGCCCGACCCTGCGCGCTCGCTGCAGCCCGCGTGCATCGGCGTGACGATGCGCGTCGGCGGCGTGCGCTCGCGCCTGCAGATCGCCTGCACGCCGACCGCGACCGGCGTGCGCCTGCGCGTCCGCGCCCGCCCGCCGATCCGCACGCTGCGCGGCGCCCTGCGCGACCGGCCGCTCGAGCTGCTGCTCGGCCGTTCGGCGCTGCGCACGACGCCCGCCTCGGGCGATCGCGTCAACACCTTCTGGCAGCTGCGCCGGACGCTCAGCGACTAGCCCGCCACGCCGCGAAGGTCGCGTGGCGCGTGCCCGGGTGGCACGTGTGCTCCATCGCGTAGCGGGTGGGCGAGCCGGCGTCGGCGACGAGCACGGCGGGGACGAAGACGTCCGGCCGCCGGTTGGCCTGCGGCGGCGGCATCGCGCCGTGCTCGCGGACCTCGACGCGCTCGCCGAAGAGCGTGAGGTTCACCGCGCCGGGCTGGTCGAAGGCCGCGGCGGGGGAGAGCACGCCGCGAAAGCCCTCGGCGCGCAGCGCGTCGGCCAGCGCCTGGCAGGCCGCGTGGGGCCCGACGGCGATCGCCGGATCCAGGCCGCAGGCGACGTAGGCGTCGAAGGTCGACAGGTCGGCGACGTCGTGCTCCTGGACCTGCAGCTCCCAGAGCCCGCGGCGCTCCTCGAGCCGGCGGGCGTCGTCGTGGATGGCGGCGTAGCGACAGCGCTCGGCCCACGCGCCGTTGGCCGACAGCGAGAGGTACTGCGCGACGCCCTCGCCCTCGCGGTGCCAGCGGCCGGACTCCTGGCGCAGGGAGACCGCGCCGCCGCCGTACCAGAGCGGCTGGACCTCGCGGGCGGCGTGGCGGAAGGCCTGCCAGACGCCGGCCGCGCGCTCAGGCGGCGCGGTCCAGGGCGCCATGCGCGGCGGGCTCGGCGGCGTCCAGCTGCGCCCGGCCGCCGCGGGCCAGCGCCATCAGCGCGCGACGGTGGGCGGCGGGGTCCTCGTCGAGCAGCTCGCGCGGCGTGCGCCCGCCGAGCTGGGGCATCGGCGCGTCGAACCACAGCAGGACGCCGCGCGGGGTCATCTGCCACTGCAGCTCGTAGACCAGCTGCGCGACCAGCGTGATGCGGTTGGGGTTCTTGCGGACCTGCCCGACGTCGCCCCGGCGGTAGGTCGACACCATCCGCGGCGTCGTCGCGAGCAGCCGGGCGACCTCGCCGACCTCGACGTCGGCCAGGCGCTGGGCGACGAAGCGCGCTGCCTCCTCGGGGCGGTCGAACGCGTCGTGGCTGAGCTGGCGCACCATCGCGCGCAGGACGACGAGCATCCGCTGCAGCGCCTCGCGCTGGCGCCACTCGGGGTCCGTGGCGTCGGGGTCGTCGTCGATCGCGTCGCGGAAGTCCTCGAGCAGGACGAGCAGCTCGCGCGCGAGGTCGTGGGCCCGCCACTCCGGCGTGCGGGCGACGGCGAGGATCGCCCGGCGCACCGCGTCGAAGAACGCCTGGCGCTGCGTCACGCGCGCCGCGCGCTCGAGCTCGTCCTTGCTCGGCTCGGGCTGGGCGGCCAGGTGGCGCTCGAGCTCGCGGGCGAGCTCGTCGGCGCGCTCGCGCAGGACCTCGTCCGTGATCGGCGGGTCGAGGGTCTCGGGCATGCCCTACATCCTACGAGCTTCCTGCGACAGGAAGTACAGGGGACCCGCGGAAGGCGCGCCGGTAGGCCGTCGGCGTGGTCCCGAGCTCGGCCGCGAAGCGGGCGCGCAGCGCCGCGGCGGTGGGGAAGCCGGCGCGTGCCGCGACGCGCTCGATCGCGTCGTCGGTCGTCTCGAGCAGCTCGCGCGCGCGGGCCAGGCGCGCGGTGAGCAGCCACTGCTTGGGCGTCGTCCCCGTCTCGGCGTGGAAGCGGCGGGTGAGCGTCCGCTCGGTGCAGCAGGCGTGCGCGGCGAGGTCCGCGAGCGCCAGCGGCTGGTCGAGGCGCTCGAGCGCCCAGGCCCGGGTCGCGCCCAGCCCGCCGTCGGGCGCGCTCGCCACGGGCGCCGGCGTGAACTGCGCCTGGCCGCCGTCGCGGTGGGGCGCCACGACGTTCCACCGGGCGAGCTCCGCGGCCGCCGCGGCGCCGTGGTCGCGGCGCACGACGTGCAGCGCGAGGTCCAGGCCCGCCGCGAGGCCGGCCGAGGTCAGCACGTCTCCCTCGTCGACGTAGAGGACGTCCGCGACGACCTCGACCGCCGGGAACTGCTCGGCCAGCGCGCCGGCCGCCGCCCAGTGCGTCGTCGCGCGGCGCCCGTCGAGCAGCCCGGCGTGGGCGAGGGCGAAGGCGCCGATGCAGATCGACATGACGCGGGCGCCGCGCTCGTGGGCGGCGCGCAGGGCGCGCAGGACAGCCGGGCTCGGCGCGGTCTCGGGTGCCTGCAGGTAGCCCGGCACGACGACCGTCTCGGCGCGCGCGAGGGCGGTGAGGTCGTGCTCGAGCGTGAGGGCGAAGCCGTCGCTCGTCACCACACGCCGCCCGCCGGGGCCGCAGACCGCGAAGTCGTACGGGCCCGCGTCGCGGTCGGCCCCCGGCGCGTAGGCGAAGGCCTGCAGCGCGCAGCCGAGGTCGAAGGTGACGAGCCCGGGCAGGGCCAGAGCGACGACGACGTGCGCCATGACGTGCCGACCTTACCTGTCTGGAAAGCGACGAACATCGTCTGAAGGACACCTCGTCGGCCCGCCCTCCCGACCGTACGGTCGCCCCATGGAGACCGTCCACGGAGTCCGCATCCCCGACAGCGCCTTCGCGCGCGAGGCCGAGGCGTTCATGGAGGAGCACTGCCCGGAGTTCCTCGGCCGCCACTGCCGGCGCACCTACGCCTTCGGCGCCCTGGCGGCCGACCGGCTCGGCGTGGCCTTCCGCGAGGAGCTCGCCTACGCCGCGGCGCTCCTGCACGACCTCGGCCTCGTCGAGCACCACGTCGACGGCCGGCGCTTCGAGGTCGCCGGCGCCGACGTCGCCCGCGCCTGGGCGCGCGGCCAGGGCCTCTCGGCCGACGAGGCACAGGTCATCTGGAACGCGATCGCGCTCCACACCTCGCTCGGCATCGCCGACGCGCAGGCGCCCGAGTCCGCGGTCGTCTTCTGGGGCGCGGCGATCGACGTCGCCGGCATGGGTCCCGAGCTGCCCGACGGCGCGGCCGACGCCGTCCACCGCGTCCTGCCTCGCGACGGCTTCGCCGGCGACTTCGCGGAGCTCATCGAGCGGCGCGCGACGCGCGAGCCGCAGGCCTACGCGCAGACGTGGCTCGCCGCGACGGCCGAGCGTTGCTGCGGCACGTCGCTGCCCACGTCGGAGCACGTCCTGCGCGTCGACCCGTTCCTCGCGTGAAGCGCGCTCGCGCACTTGGGCGCGAGGCGTTCCGTCCCCGCTCAACAGGCGAGGCCGGTACTACTTCGCGTTCGTCATGCAGAACCCGTCGATCCTCACACCGAAGACGGAGAGACGTCGCTGATGGTCGATCAG
The DNA window shown above is from Conexibacter sp. SYSU D00693 and carries:
- a CDS encoding RES family NAD+ phosphorylase gives rise to the protein MAPWTAPPERAAGVWQAFRHAAREVQPLWYGGGAVSLRQESGRWHREGEGVAQYLSLSANGAWAERCRYAAIHDDARRLEERRGLWELQVQEHDVADLSTFDAYVACGLDPAIAVGPHAACQALADALRAEGFRGVLSPAAAFDQPGAVNLTLFGERVEVREHGAMPPPQANRRPDVFVPAVLVADAGSPTRYAMEHTCHPGTRHATFAAWRASR
- a CDS encoding HD domain-containing protein, which gives rise to METVHGVRIPDSAFAREAEAFMEEHCPEFLGRHCRRTYAFGALAADRLGVAFREELAYAAALLHDLGLVEHHVDGRRFEVAGADVARAWARGQGLSADEAQVIWNAIALHTSLGIADAQAPESAVVFWGAAIDVAGMGPELPDGAADAVHRVLPRDGFAGDFAELIERRATREPQAYAQTWLAATAERCCGTSLPTSEHVLRVDPFLA
- a CDS encoding GlxA family transcriptional regulator; amino-acid sequence: MAHVVVALALPGLVTFDLGCALQAFAYAPGADRDAGPYDFAVCGPGGRRVVTSDGFALTLEHDLTALARAETVVVPGYLQAPETAPSPAVLRALRAAHERGARVMSICIGAFALAHAGLLDGRRATTHWAAAGALAEQFPAVEVVADVLYVDEGDVLTSAGLAAGLDLALHVVRRDHGAAAAAELARWNVVAPHRDGGQAQFTPAPVASAPDGGLGATRAWALERLDQPLALADLAAHACCTERTLTRRFHAETGTTPKQWLLTARLARARELLETTDDAIERVAARAGFPTAAALRARFAAELGTTPTAYRRAFRGSPVLPVAGSS